A section of the Mesorhizobium loti genome encodes:
- a CDS encoding (2Fe-2S)-binding protein, giving the protein MSDVSFVVNGRRVSGVAEDRTLLVHFLRENLGLTGTHVGCDTSQCGACVVHVDGKAVKSCTMLAVQASGSSVVTIEGLANGADLHPVQAAFKEHHGLQCGFCTPGMIMTATDMINRHPEGLDEATVRAELEGNICRCTGYHNIVKAILAASKTMSKGAKGKAKQAA; this is encoded by the coding sequence ATGTCGGACGTTTCGTTTGTTGTGAACGGGAGGCGCGTCAGCGGCGTTGCCGAGGATCGAACGCTTCTGGTCCATTTCCTGCGCGAGAATCTCGGCCTTACAGGCACTCATGTCGGGTGCGATACCTCGCAATGCGGGGCCTGCGTCGTCCATGTCGACGGCAAGGCGGTGAAGTCCTGCACCATGCTTGCGGTCCAGGCGTCCGGCTCGAGCGTCGTGACGATCGAAGGTCTCGCCAACGGCGCCGACCTGCATCCGGTGCAGGCGGCCTTCAAGGAACATCACGGGCTGCAGTGCGGTTTCTGCACGCCAGGCATGATCATGACTGCGACCGACATGATCAACCGCCACCCCGAAGGCCTCGACGAGGCGACGGTGCGGGCCGAACTGGAAGGCAACATCTGCCGGTGCACCGGCTACCACAACATCGTCAAGGCGATCCTCGCCGCATCGAAGACGATGTCGAAGGGAGCCAAGGGCAAGGCGAAGCAGGCTGCGTGA